The sequence TACCACCTCATCCGCCCGCTGTCGGGCAAGGAGGGCCTGTTCCTGTACGTGGCCCTGCACCGCGCCAGCGCCAACCTGGCCATGGCCCGCTACAAGCTGTCCGAGGTCGAGAAGTCGCTTCAGGTGTGAGCCGCCCCCAGGTGGATGAGCGCCCGCCCGCCAGCCGGGCGGCGCGCCCCACCCCGCCTCGGACGCGCCCGGGTGGATGCGCGCCAGGGCCCCTCCCCGTTAGTGAATGCAGCCCCTTCCTGTTGGCCCCCATGAAGTCCGTGCGACCGCACGGCGCGGGTGGCCCCGGACGCGCCGGGAATGACGCGGCGCAATGACAGGTAGAGGAATGACACGTCCCACGAGGGGGGCAAGAGAGGCACCATGTCCTGTCCACAGCCACGACCCACCGAGTTCCGCCTTCCGCTGCGGGCCGAGTCCTTCTCCATCGACGAGCACCGCAACGTGCACTGCCGCTTCTACGGCGGCTGCATCGACGTCGCGGTGAAGAAGGATTGGGATAGCTTCACCTGCGCCAAGTGCCCGCTGTTCCACGAGGACCAGGCCCCGGGCGCCAGCGCGTACGCCTTCAACCAGCCCGCGGATCCGGGCCGGCCCTAGCCGTCATTCGCGGACAGGCCCCGGCGGTGCGCGCTTCCATGGGACGAGGGAGCGCCCCACCGCCGGAGCCTCTGTTGACCAGCCCACGCGAAGCCGGGACTCCTGGAGGGAGTAGGCATGCGGGGCTCCTGACGCCAGCTTGGGCCCAACCTGCACGGGCGACTCCTCCGCCTGAAGGGAGAGGCCCCCATGCTGCGCCAGCTCCTGCTCTCCGACTTCCGTTCCGAGGGCCCCACCGCCGGACATGGCTGGCCGCTGGTGCAGCACACGTTTCCCACCGTGCAGCTCGCGCCCCTGGCCGCCGGGCGCGGGGGACGCGTGCTCCACCTGGACGCCTCCGAATGGAACGCGCCAGCCTTCGACCCCATCGCCTGGGACGCTCGCGTCTTCGAAGCGGCGGAGAGCACCGAATGGCTGTCCTTGCATCTGGACGGCGCGAGCTGTGAGGCGCTCGTCGTGGCCGCGCTGGAAATCCTCACCCGCTACCAATGTCTGGTGCGGCGCCGCAACGCGGCCTCGGCCACACCACTCTTCAGCCGGCTGCTGGCGCGGTACCGCTCGCTGCATGATTTGGAGCAGCCCCGGGTGCGCGCGGAGTTCCACCGCGCGGTGGATGCCTGGCAATGGACGCTCCGGCTGCGGCCAGATGTGGACCTTCCGCCGCAGGCCGCGGCCTTCTTCCATGAAGGGGAGCAACCCACGACGCCGGTTCGCGCCGACCGCGCGGTGCAGGTGTTGGAGGAAGTCGGCGCGGATGACGCCACCTGCCGGCGCGTGCGGGAGTTGCTGACGCGCGACGCGCGCACCGCCAACGCGCGGGACGTGTCCCTGCTGGACACCGCGGACGCGCTGTCGTTCTTCTGCCGGGAGGCCTCCGCCTGGTTCCGCGAGGCCCCGCCCGAGCACCGCCGCCGTCAGGTGGCCCGGATGCTCGCGCGGCTGCGGCCCGAACACCTGCGCTGGTTGGGACACATGCGCCTGGCGCCGGCCGTGCGCGGCCAGCTCGAGGTCCTGGTGGCCGCCCACTTCCCGGTGGACGGCATGGCCTGAGCTGGACGGCACGCGCGCGGCCGCCCACCCTACGCGTGAACGGTCCGGTCCGATGGGCAAGCAAAGGCGTTGTCGTTCATCGTGACGTCGCCCGTGATGCCAGCGGCCTGCTGTCGCTCGGTAATCTCGCGCAGGTTGCGCTCCTGCTTGTTCCCCATGGCTCCGCCCAGAATCACGCCCATGATGAGGACGGAGAAGATGACGACTCCCAGGATGGTGGCGCCAAGGATTTCCATGAGCTGACCCTCGCTTGCTGGGGCCGCGCGCCACGGAGGCGAGCACGGCCACGTTGCCTTCACCCTGAAAAGATGTGTCGTCCCGCCGTTCACGGCGCTGCTTCCCCGGACGTCCCAGGCAGGGACGTCCGCCCGCCCAGCAGACAGGCGGCTAACGCGGAAGCATGTCTGGCTTCTCGAAGCGAGGCAGACACAGCCAGAAGCGCGTGCCCTCTTCCGGCGTGGACGTCACCTGCACCAGGCCGCCGTGGGCCCGCACGATTTCGTGGGTGATGTAGAGCCCCAACCCCAGCCCGTTGCGCTGCGCGCTGCGCATGTCCTGCGCGCGCACGAAGGGGTCGAAGATGTGAGGCAGCCGCTCCTGGGGAATGGGCAACCCCCAGTTGTGCACCTCCATCCGGACGCCGCCCTCCACATCGCGCACGGACACGCTGACGGACGTGTCCTCGGGCGAATACTGCACGGCGTTGCCCACCAGGTTGGAGGCCGCCTGGGCGATGCGGTCCGCGTCCCATTCGCCCCAGCCATTTCCGGACAGGGCCAGCTCGAAGCGGCGCATGGGGTGCGCCACCTCCAGCTCCTCCACCACCTGCCGCAACACTTCGTGCAGGTTCACCCGGGCGCGCGTCAGCGGGTAGCCGCCGCCCAGCCGGGTGCGCGTGAAGTCCAGCAAGTCGTTGATCATCCGCGCCATCCGGTCCGCGGAGATGGAGATGCGGTTGACGGCCTTGCGCTGCGGCTCCGCCAGCCCGCCGTAGCGCAGCAGCAGGGCCGCGTTGCCGGAGATGGCCTGCAACGGGTTGCGCAGGTCATGCCCGAGGACGCCCAGGAACTGCTCGCGGAACACCGCCGTCTGCCGCGCCGCTTCCTCGCGCTTGAGCCCCTCCTCCACCCGCTTGCGCTCGATGGCGTAGCGCAGCGCCCGCACCAGCAGCGGCCCCGTCACCTGCCCCTTCACCAGGTAGTCCTGCGCGCCCTCGTGCACCGCCTGCACCGCGAGCTGCTCGTCGTCCGTGCCGGTGAGCACCACCAGCGGCACCGACGGCGCGGCGTTGAGCAGCAGGGGGATGTTGGCCAGCCCCTGCCCGTCCGGCAGCGACAAGTCCAACAGCACCGCGTCCACGCCCGCGCCGCCCAGCACGCGCACCGCGTCCGCCAGCCGCTCCACGTGGAGGACGTCGAAGCGCGCGGTGGCAATCTCCTTCAGCTCCTCCTGGAGCAGCCGCGCGTCGCCCGCGTTGTCCTCCACCAGCAACAGGCGCAGGGGGCGCCCATCCATGCTCCAGTCGCTCATGGCGCCTCGGGTCTGGGGGGCAGCCGGACGACGGACAACCAGAAGTCGTCAATGGAGCGCACGACGGAAATGAACTGCTCCAGGTCCACCGGCTTGGCGATGTAGCAGTTCGCGTGCAGGTCGTAGGTGCGCAGGATGTCCTCTTCCGCCTTCGACGTGGTGAGCACCACCACTGGGATGCGGCGCAAGGCCGGGTCGACCTTGATTTCCGCCAGCACCTCGCGCCCATCCTTCCGGGGCAGGTTGAGGTCCAGCAGGATGAGGTCGGGCTGGGCGGCGTCCGCATACGCGCCCTGGCGTCGCAGGAAGGCCAGCGCCTCCACGCCGTCGCGCGCCACCGACAGGCGGTTGCGCACCTTCCCCTCCTTGAGGGCCTCAATGGTCAACCGCACGTCGCCGGGGTTGTCCTCCACCAGGAGGATTTCAATCGGGCTGCCAGTCACGTCGGGACGCATGTCTCAAGACTCCGGATGGGACGGTGCGGCGGGCAGCGTGAACCAGAAGGCCGTGCCTTCACCTGGCTGGGACTCCACGCCGATGCGGCCACCATGGCGCTCGACGATTTTCTTGCAGATGGCCAGGCCAATCCCCGTGCCCGGGTACTCCGCCTTGCCGTGGAGCCGCTGGAAGATGACGAAGATGCGCTCGAAGTACTCGGGGGCGATGCCAATGCCCCAGTCGCGCACGGTGAAGCGGACCTCTTCTCCCCGCGGCTCGGCGCGCACTCGCACCCGGGGCGGCGCGGCGCCGTGGAACTTGAGCGCGTTGCCCACCAGGTTCTGGAACAGCTGCGTGAGCTGCGTCTCGTCCGCGAGCACCGCCGGCAGCGGGCCGTGCTCCACCGAAGCATGTGTCTCCTGGATGGCCGCCTGCAGGTTCGCGGTCGCCCGCTCCAGCGCCCGTCCCGCGTCGCATGGGCGGATGCCCCGGCCCTGCGTGCCCACCCGCGAATAGGTCAGCAGGTCCTGGATGAGCCGCTGCATGCGGTTCACGCCATCCACCGCGTAGTGGATGAACTCGTCCGCGTCCGCGTCCAGCTTGCCCTTGTAGCGCCGGCCCAGCAGTTGGGTGTAGCTGGCCACCATGCGCAGCGGCTCCTGCAAGTCGTGCGAGGCCACGTAGGCGAACTGCTGGAGCTCTTCGTTGGAGCGCGCCAGCTCCTGGGCGCGCTGCTGCGACCCCTCCTCGGCGCGGCGGCGCTCCACGCCCTGGGCGATGGCATCCGACACCGCCGCCAGCGCGGCCGCCGCGTCCTCGCCCAGCGGCTCCCTGCAATAGACGCCGAGCACCCCCACCAGTTGCCCACGCACCATCAGCGGCATGCCCGAGAACGCGCGCACGCCCGCCTCCTCCAACCAGGCGCGGTCCAGGACGCGCGTGTCGTGGGTCAGGTCGTCCACGCGGAGCTGGGTGCGCAGGCGGGCCACCTCGCTCACCATGCTGGGGCCGTCCACCCGGACCCGCATCCACTTGTCGCGCGGCGGCGCGGTGGGGCCCGCGTTTCCCGCCAGCTCCAAGGTGTGGCTGTCGCGCGAGTACAGCCACAGCCGCGCCGTCTGCGCCTCCAGGTGCGTCACCAGGGCGTCAGCGCAGTCCTGGAGAATCTCCGGCAAGGCGTCCTCGCGAGCCAGGGCGAGGCTCACCTCCGCGCGCAGCGCTTCCAGCCTGCGTGCGGCCGCCTCACGTTCCAGACGGCGGGCGGCGTCCTCCACCTGGCGCTGGGCGGAGATGTCCGTGGTGGTGCCCACCCATTCGCGCACGCCGCCGTCCGGATTGAGCACCGGCACCGCGCGCACGCGCACGGGGGTGTAGTGCCCGTCCGGACGGGACAGGCGGTACTCCGTGTCATAGGGGCGGCGCTGCTCCACCGCGGCGAACCAGCTCCGCGCCGCCCTGTCCCGGTCCTCCGGGTGCACGGCCGAAAGCCACTCGAGTCCCCGCCACTGCGCATACGTCCGTCCGGTGAAGGCGCGCCAGGAAGGGCTGTCCTCCTCGATGTCGCCGTCGGGGCGCGTCACCCAGACGGCCTGGGTGGAGGCGGTGACCAGCGAGCGGAAGCGCAGCTCCATCCGCCGCGCGTCCTTGATGAGCCGGGCGTTGTCCAGCGCCACCGCAGCGCGCTCGGCCAACTGCGTGGCGAGCAGGAGGTCCGCCTGGGCGAAGCGCCGGCCTGACTCCGCGTGCACCAGCGACAGCGCGCCAATGGTGCGGCCTCGCGCGGTCAGCGGCACCATCATGGCGGAGCGCAGCCCCAGCTGCCGCAAGATGCGCAGGTGCTCCGCGTCACGGGCCCCGGCCACCAGCAGCGCGTCCGGGACATCATTGAGCACCATCGGCGTCCCCGTGCGGATGACGGACAACACGCCGGAGGGGTCTTCATGGCGCGGCGGGTAGCGCACGCGCAGCTCCTCCGCGTAGCGCACCTTCTCCGGGTCCACGTGGGCCACGCTCACCTGGCGCGTGGAGCCATCCTCGTAGGCGATTTCGATGGCGCACCAATCCGCCAGCGACGGCACCACCAGCCGCGTCAGCGCCGCGAGCGTGGCCTCGTAATCCAGCGAGGACGACGACAGCAGCGCGCCCGCCTCGGCCAGCACGCGCAGGGACTCCGCGGCGCGCTTCTGCTCCTCGATGTCCGTGCAGGTGCCGAACCACTTGACGATGCGTCCGCTGTCGTCGCGCACCGGGTGCGCCCGTCCCAGGTGCCAGCGCCACACGCCGTCATGCCGGCGGCAGCGGTACTCCACCTCATAGGGTTCACCGGTGCGCAGGGAATCCGCCCAGCGCCGGCCCGCCACCTCCAGGTCATCGGGGTGGAACGCCAACCGCCAGCCCGCCCCCAGTGACTGCTCGGGGGTGAGCCCCGTGTAGGCGTACCAACGGGCGTTGTAGTACTCGGGGTGGCCGTCCGCGCGGGTGACCCAGATGAGCTGGGGGATGCTCTCGAAGAGCAACTGCAAGGCGTCTACGCCAGGAAGCGCCGGCACCGGGCGCTGGGATTCCGGGGCCGCAGCCGGAGGACTACGGAGGGGGTGCGTCATGGAAGGCACCCGACCTTAACAGCCCGCACGGGCCCCACCCTCCTGGCGGGAGACGGCTTTTCAACAGCCGACAGTCCCCGGGCGGGGTGAGTCCCACGCCGGGCGGCCAGGGAGGCGGGCACCTCAGCGGCCCGTGTCAATGCCCCACGGTCGTAGATGCCTGTCATGACACGGACAAATCAGACAGACCCATCGCCCGCCATGGCAAACAGCTCCAGAATCCTCCCATACAAAGACATCAAACGAGGGAGCCATGGCACACAGCCGCCAAAGCCTGTCACCTCGACGCGATAAGAGACGATGGAGGACGTTGGCATCGGCGTCCGCCCGCTGTACGCGGAGCGGCTGGGAATCAGCAGGCGGGCAGGCGGGCCCTCTTTGTCTTTGCCGCACTGCCACCCTCCGGCCAGGGAACGAGCAACTCCCACATGGCGGGTTCGGGGGAGGGACACCACCTTCCGCAAGCGGATATCGCCTGAGAGGGATAGGCCGCGTGAGGAGCGTGACACCCCCATGTGGAGCCCATCTCCCCGTCGAGTTCGTCCCGCGCCGTGGCGCGTGCGGGGGGGCACGCGTGCATCCGCGCGGCCCCTGGCGGCCCCGCCGGCGACGTCCCGTCCCCTGGACACACATGCACCGCTGCGCCCCTATCGGGGACGGCCGCATGGCGTGTCCTCCATGGCCTGTGGGCTGTCGCTCACCGCATTGGGCGGCGCCGGCATCCAGGTGCTGGGCCCTTCCTGTCTGGAGCGGCTGCGTCGGCGGAAGCGGGGGCACCATCGCTGGTGGCACCGCTCCCAGGAGCCGCTGATGGAGTCCATGGAGACGGCCCTGACCATGGCGCTGCTCGGCGTGTCCGTCCTGCCGCTGGTGGGTGACGACAGTCCACCGGACGAGTGGACCGCCCGGCCCGACGCGGTGCGCGACCTCCGGGACGACGCTCCGGACGACGACCTCGATTTCGAGTCTGCCTTCGCGTCCTACTGACGCGCCTGTTAACACCGGGGCATGACGACCGCGCCCCGCCCCAATCCGCTGCTGTCGGACCGCGACGTGGACTTCCAGCTCTACGAGGTGCTGGATGCCACGTCGCTGTGTGCCCTGCCCACGTTCGCGGAGCACTCCCGCGACACCTTCACCCTGCTGCTGGACAGCACGCGTCGCTTCGCGCGCGAGGTGCTCTACCCCACCTACCGCGACATGGACGCCCAGCCCCCGTCCTTCCGCGACGGGCGCGTCCACGTCCACCCGCTGATGCGCGAGCTGTACCCGCGTCTGGTGGAGCTGGGCCTGCTCACCGCCACACGCCCACCCGACGTCGGCGGCCAGCAGCTGCCGCTCACCGTGCACGCGGTGTCCACCGCCTATCTCATGGCGGCCAACCTGAGCGTCTACGCCTGGCTGGGCCTGACGCTGGGCGCGGCGCACCTGCTGGAGGTGTTCGGCACGCCGGAGGTGAAGGCGACGTTCATGGAACCGATGTACCGGGGCGAATGGACGGGCACCATGGCCCTCACCGAGCCGCAGGCGGGCAGCAGCCTCGCGGACGTGCGGACCCGCGCGACGCCCGCGCCGGACGGCAGCTGGCGCATCCAGGGTTCGAAAATCTTCATCAGCGGCGCGGACCAGGACTTCAGCGAGAACGTGGTGCACCTGACGCTGGCGCGCATCGAAGGCGCGGAGGGCGGCACGCGGGGCATCTCCCTCTTCGCGGTGCCCTCGCGGCGGCCGGAGGGCGGAACGCTGGTGGACAACGACGTTCGCGTGGCGGGCGTCATCCACAAGATTGGCTGGAAGGGCATCCCCAGCCTGGCCCTCAACTATGGCGAGTCGGGCGACTGCCACGGCTGGCTGGTGGGGCCTCCCGGCCGGGGTCTGGCGTGCATGTTCCAGATGATGAACGAGGCGCGCATCATGGTGGGCATGAACGGGGTGGCCACCGCGACGGTGGCGTACCACGAGGCCGTGGCCTACGCGCGTGAGCGCCCCCAGGGCCGGCCCGCTGGCGTGCGCGACGCCACGCGGCCTCAGACGCCCATCATCGAACACGCGGATGTGCGGCGGATGCTGCTGCGGCAGAAGGCCATCGTCGAAGGGGGCCTGTCGTTGCTGCTCGCCGCGTCGTACCAGGCGGACCTCGCGGGACATGGCCAGGACGAAGCCACGCGCCAGCGCGCGGGCCTGCTGGTGGACCTGCTGACGCCCGTGGCCAAGTCGTTCCCCGCCGAGCGCGGCTTCGAGGCCAATGCGCTCGCGGTGCAGGTGCATGGCGGCTACGGCTACTCCAGCGAGTACCTGCCCGAGGCCTGGTTGAGAGACCAGAAGCTCAACAGCATCCACGAGGGCACCACCGGCATCCAGGGCCTGGATTTGCTGGGGCGCAAGGTGGTGGCCGGAGGCGGCGCGGCGCTCCAGTCCTTCGCGGAGGAAGTGGGCACCACGGTGGCGCGAGCACGCGCGGCGGGCGTGACGCCGGAGTGGGGCGAAGCGCTCGAACAGGCCCTTGCGGAGACCACCACCGTGGTGACGGAGCTGGGCGCGCGGGGCATGTCCGGCGAGGTGGAGTTGATGCTGCGGCACAGCGCGGACTTCCTGGAGCTGTTCAGCGTGCTCGCGGTGGCCTGGCGCTGGCTGGCCCAGGCCGCGGCGGCGAAGGAGGCGCTGGGGCGCGGCGCCCCGGACGCCGACTTCTACGAGGGCAAGCTGGCCGCGGCGCAGTACTGGTTCGCGGTGGAGCTGCCCCGAGCGCCACTGCTCGCCCGGCTGTGCCGGACAGGAGAGGACTCCTACGCGCGCATGCGCCCGGAATGGTTCTGAGACGACGCCTCCGACGATTCTCCTGCATGAATCGTTGGAGCTCGTAAGATGTAAAGCGTGACTGTTTCTTTCCACCTGTGCCAGCCCGGTGGAGGCGCGTCGTGCGGAGCCTGCTGCGGCCTCTACAACTTCCGG is a genomic window of Myxococcus virescens containing:
- a CDS encoding DUF4202 domain-containing protein; translated protein: MLRQLLLSDFRSEGPTAGHGWPLVQHTFPTVQLAPLAAGRGGRVLHLDASEWNAPAFDPIAWDARVFEAAESTEWLSLHLDGASCEALVVAALEILTRYQCLVRRRNAASATPLFSRLLARYRSLHDLEQPRVRAEFHRAVDAWQWTLRLRPDVDLPPQAAAFFHEGEQPTTPVRADRAVQVLEEVGADDATCRRVRELLTRDARTANARDVSLLDTADALSFFCREASAWFREAPPEHRRRQVARMLARLRPEHLRWLGHMRLAPAVRGQLEVLVAAHFPVDGMA
- a CDS encoding hybrid sensor histidine kinase/response regulator, whose amino-acid sequence is MDGRPLRLLLVEDNAGDARLLQEELKEIATARFDVLHVERLADAVRVLGGAGVDAVLLDLSLPDGQGLANIPLLLNAAPSVPLVVLTGTDDEQLAVQAVHEGAQDYLVKGQVTGPLLVRALRYAIERKRVEEGLKREEAARQTAVFREQFLGVLGHDLRNPLQAISGNAALLLRYGGLAEPQRKAVNRISISADRMARMINDLLDFTRTRLGGGYPLTRARVNLHEVLRQVVEELEVAHPMRRFELALSGNGWGEWDADRIAQAASNLVGNAVQYSPEDTSVSVSVRDVEGGVRMEVHNWGLPIPQERLPHIFDPFVRAQDMRSAQRNGLGLGLYITHEIVRAHGGLVQVTSTPEEGTRFWLCLPRFEKPDMLPR
- a CDS encoding response regulator, which translates into the protein MRPDVTGSPIEILLVEDNPGDVRLTIEALKEGKVRNRLSVARDGVEALAFLRRQGAYADAAQPDLILLDLNLPRKDGREVLAEIKVDPALRRIPVVVLTTSKAEEDILRTYDLHANCYIAKPVDLEQFISVVRSIDDFWLSVVRLPPRPEAP
- a CDS encoding PAS domain-containing protein, with translation MPALPGVDALQLLFESIPQLIWVTRADGHPEYYNARWYAYTGLTPEQSLGAGWRLAFHPDDLEVAGRRWADSLRTGEPYEVEYRCRRHDGVWRWHLGRAHPVRDDSGRIVKWFGTCTDIEEQKRAAESLRVLAEAGALLSSSSLDYEATLAALTRLVVPSLADWCAIEIAYEDGSTRQVSVAHVDPEKVRYAEELRVRYPPRHEDPSGVLSVIRTGTPMVLNDVPDALLVAGARDAEHLRILRQLGLRSAMMVPLTARGRTIGALSLVHAESGRRFAQADLLLATQLAERAAVALDNARLIKDARRMELRFRSLVTASTQAVWVTRPDGDIEEDSPSWRAFTGRTYAQWRGLEWLSAVHPEDRDRAARSWFAAVEQRRPYDTEYRLSRPDGHYTPVRVRAVPVLNPDGGVREWVGTTTDISAQRQVEDAARRLEREAAARRLEALRAEVSLALAREDALPEILQDCADALVTHLEAQTARLWLYSRDSHTLELAGNAGPTAPPRDKWMRVRVDGPSMVSEVARLRTQLRVDDLTHDTRVLDRAWLEEAGVRAFSGMPLMVRGQLVGVLGVYCREPLGEDAAAALAAVSDAIAQGVERRRAEEGSQQRAQELARSNEELQQFAYVASHDLQEPLRMVASYTQLLGRRYKGKLDADADEFIHYAVDGVNRMQRLIQDLLTYSRVGTQGRGIRPCDAGRALERATANLQAAIQETHASVEHGPLPAVLADETQLTQLFQNLVGNALKFHGAAPPRVRVRAEPRGEEVRFTVRDWGIGIAPEYFERIFVIFQRLHGKAEYPGTGIGLAICKKIVERHGGRIGVESQPGEGTAFWFTLPAAPSHPES
- a CDS encoding acyl-CoA dehydrogenase is translated as MTTAPRPNPLLSDRDVDFQLYEVLDATSLCALPTFAEHSRDTFTLLLDSTRRFAREVLYPTYRDMDAQPPSFRDGRVHVHPLMRELYPRLVELGLLTATRPPDVGGQQLPLTVHAVSTAYLMAANLSVYAWLGLTLGAAHLLEVFGTPEVKATFMEPMYRGEWTGTMALTEPQAGSSLADVRTRATPAPDGSWRIQGSKIFISGADQDFSENVVHLTLARIEGAEGGTRGISLFAVPSRRPEGGTLVDNDVRVAGVIHKIGWKGIPSLALNYGESGDCHGWLVGPPGRGLACMFQMMNEARIMVGMNGVATATVAYHEAVAYARERPQGRPAGVRDATRPQTPIIEHADVRRMLLRQKAIVEGGLSLLLAASYQADLAGHGQDEATRQRAGLLVDLLTPVAKSFPAERGFEANALAVQVHGGYGYSSEYLPEAWLRDQKLNSIHEGTTGIQGLDLLGRKVVAGGGAALQSFAEEVGTTVARARAAGVTPEWGEALEQALAETTTVVTELGARGMSGEVELMLRHSADFLELFSVLAVAWRWLAQAAAAKEALGRGAPDADFYEGKLAAAQYWFAVELPRAPLLARLCRTGEDSYARMRPEWF